A genomic window from Salvia splendens isolate huo1 chromosome 11, SspV2, whole genome shotgun sequence includes:
- the LOC121755729 gene encoding formin-binding protein 4-like isoform X2, with protein MEEVGELLMDSTSAALQCPVEKPQDGQTDSNELQNQANNMKKSTNSAALDGHLVGDVNSGWKMVLHEESNQYYYWNVTTGETSWEVPSVLAQQTVDTSAEKDINDTAEKTDGIMGTFQSSTPLGKVEDDFTASVRPKVDSEAADSVDSWTNKDGPDDGSITDVIKVEEDNREANQDHCTSLLGGHSIESNSSTDLSVQLIKQCESLLERLNSMKGLNSSLEDQDLISKYRLEIEIRLADIKALSSYESCLLPFWLHSETQLKQLEAAINCAIHQVTPALLGEVEAAQEQYEGTGNDTNIGSSEMKALFPIPELHDTSEKAMPEAHNDGATTIEHGLGKKSEIIVTGKESEHNRFSLHSVEDVDMDVDMEVEDASPTAQYHVPVEPLDMQSMLSNQESKVPGQVNIPTDEEWVPPPPPDDESFPPLPPDDEPFPPPPPDEPPETSYPPSNFSLVQANPYSGEYTMYPGTGLDYYLQTNSEVSGSALYTHSEGAQVALSHVPPPHYYEAGPDIYPVAPAIVNPVETTSYYGLQNGTLNHVPLMHSTANGEPSFEDTGVEAGSSLLLKNNFDGNQSFESSTIAPPEFSEAGRSPATSTENGAPVTSTSDTTASVSSSSAAAAAAAAAAAAMKSQSKVSRTKKRTIAVGPTLRSNKKVSSMVDKWKAAKEELHEEVEEPKDAYEILEKKRQREIEKWRANQIASGEAKDNANFQPLGGDWRERVKRRRAEKRRETEQTSPEVSADKSQQQSDLIELSKSLPSGWQAYWDVSSKKVYYGNVLTSVTSWVRPTD; from the exons ATGGAAGAGGTGGGAGAGCTTTTGATGGATAGCACTTCTGCTGCTTTACAGTGTCCTGTAGAAAAACCTCAGGATGGGCAGACCGATTCTAATGAATTGCAGAATCAAGCAAATAATATGAAGAAATCTACAAACTCTGCTGCACTTGATGGACACCTTGTTGGTGATGTGAATTCAGGCTGGAAAATGGTGTTGCATGAAGAGAGTAATCAGTATTATTATTGGAATGTTACAACAGGTGAAACTTCATGGGAAGTGCCTAGTGTTTTGGCTCAACAAACTGTTGACACATCTGCAGAGAAAGATATCAATGATACTGCAGAAAAAACTGATGGTATCATGGGCACATTCCAATCAAGTACGCCCCTGGGCAAGGTAGAAGATGATTTCACAGCTAGTGTTCGCCCCAAGGTTGATTCAGAAGCCGCCGACAGTGTTGATTCATGGACAAATAAAGATGGACCTGATGATGGATCCATTACTGATGTGATTAAAGTTGAAGAAGACAATAGAGAAGCAAACCAAGATCACTGTACTTCCTTGCTTGGTGGACACTCTATAGAAAGTAATAGCTCCACTGATCTATCTGTCCAGCTGATAAAGCAGTGTGAAAGCCTGTTAGAGAGACTTAACTCTATGAAAGG TTTGAACAGCTCTCTGGAAGACCAAGATCTTATATCAAAGTACAGGTTGGAGATTGAGATCAGACTGGCGGACATCAAGGCATTATCATCCTATGAATCATGTCTGCTTCCCTTTTGGTTGCATTCTGAGACTCAGCTGAAACAACTTGAAGCTGCCATTAATTGTGCCATTCATCAAGTGACTCCAGCATTGCTGGGTGAAGTTGAGGCTGCTCAAGAACAGTATGAAGGTACCGGTAATGACACAAACATAGGTTCTAGTGAAATGAAGGCACTATTTCCTATACCAGAGTTGCATGACACAAGTGAGAAGGCAATGCCGGAAGCTCATAATGATGGCGCCACAACCATCGAACATGGTCTGGgtaaaaaaagtgaaataattGTAACTGGAAAGGAAAGTGAACATAATCGGTTTTCTCTTCATTCCGTGGAAGATGTTGATATGGATGTTGACATGGAGGTCGAAGATGCATCACCCACTGCTCAGTATCATGTCCCTGTGGAGCCATTAGATATGCAGAGTATGCTTTCAAACCAGGAATCCAAAGTGCCAGGGCAGGTTAATATACCTACTGATGAAGAGTGGGTCCCTCCCCCACCTCCTGATGATGAATCTTTTCCACCGctgcctcctgacgatgaaccttttcctccaccaccacccgACGAACCTCCAGAAACTTCTTATCCTCCATCCAATTTTAGCTTGGTTCAGGCCAATCCTTATTCAGGAGAGTACACCATGTATCCTGGTACTGGGCTTGACTATTATCTGCAAACGAACTCTGAAGTTTCTGGCAGTGCCCTCTATACACATTCTGAGGGAGCACAAGTAGCTCTTTCCCATGTACCACCACCACATTATTATGAAGCGGGTCCAGATATATATCCTGTTGCACCTGCAATAGTCAATCCTGTCGAGACTACATCGTATTATGGCCTTCAAAATGGAACCCTGAATCATGTGCCATTGATGCATAGCACAGCTAATGGTGAACCTTCTTTTGAAGATACTGGTGTGGAAGCTGGGTCTAGTCTATTGTTGAAGAACAACTTCGATGGTAATCAGTCGTTTGAAAGCTCTACAATAGCACCTCCAGAGTTCTCTGAAGCTGGTCGCTCTCCAGCAACTTCTACAGAAAATGGTGCTCCTGTTACCTCAACATCAGATACCACTGCTTCGGTTTCATCCTCTTCTgctgccgctgctgccgccgccgctgctgctgctgcaatgAAGTCTCAGTCTAAGG TTTCCCGCACAAAGAAGCGAACAATTGCAGTGGGTCCCACGTTGAGATCTAACAAGAAGGTCTCTAGCATGGTGGACAAG TGGAAAGCTGCAAAAGAGGAGTTGCATGAAGAGGTTGAAGAACCTAAAGATGCTTATGAAATATTGGAGAAGAAACGGCAAAGGGAAATAGag AAATGGCGTGCGAATCAGATAGCCAGTGGCGAGGCTAAAGATAATGCTAATTTTCAGCCTTTGGGTGGTGATTG GAGAGAACGAGTAAAGCGCAGGAGGGCAGAAAAGAGAAGAGAAACTGAACAAACTTCACCAGAAGTTTCTGCAGATAAAAGCCAGCAGCAATCTGATCTTATAGAACTTTCGAAAAGCCTCCCATCTGGATGGCAG GCGTACTGGGATGTTTCGTCCAAGAAAGTATACTACGGAAACGTGTTGACATCAGTAACTTCGTGGGTCAGGCCGACAGATTAG
- the LOC121755729 gene encoding formin-binding protein 4-like isoform X1, which translates to MGRRKERRLAATAGRRVKLDLFAEPTGDLGGSSIQEEVEGEGDSKRHAEFPDSPSSSGQQPQNPLLLLEQYSDDELDVDSKEVQSAANAEDAPTGTDEQPKDVATNTAGAAETNSGKDSMEEVGELLMDSTSAALQCPVEKPQDGQTDSNELQNQANNMKKSTNSAALDGHLVGDVNSGWKMVLHEESNQYYYWNVTTGETSWEVPSVLAQQTVDTSAEKDINDTAEKTDGIMGTFQSSTPLGKVEDDFTASVRPKVDSEAADSVDSWTNKDGPDDGSITDVIKVEEDNREANQDHCTSLLGGHSIESNSSTDLSVQLIKQCESLLERLNSMKGLNSSLEDQDLISKYRLEIEIRLADIKALSSYESCLLPFWLHSETQLKQLEAAINCAIHQVTPALLGEVEAAQEQYEGTGNDTNIGSSEMKALFPIPELHDTSEKAMPEAHNDGATTIEHGLGKKSEIIVTGKESEHNRFSLHSVEDVDMDVDMEVEDASPTAQYHVPVEPLDMQSMLSNQESKVPGQVNIPTDEEWVPPPPPDDESFPPLPPDDEPFPPPPPDEPPETSYPPSNFSLVQANPYSGEYTMYPGTGLDYYLQTNSEVSGSALYTHSEGAQVALSHVPPPHYYEAGPDIYPVAPAIVNPVETTSYYGLQNGTLNHVPLMHSTANGEPSFEDTGVEAGSSLLLKNNFDGNQSFESSTIAPPEFSEAGRSPATSTENGAPVTSTSDTTASVSSSSAAAAAAAAAAAAMKSQSKVSRTKKRTIAVGPTLRSNKKVSSMVDKWKAAKEELHEEVEEPKDAYEILEKKRQREIEKWRANQIASGEAKDNANFQPLGGDWRERVKRRRAEKRRETEQTSPEVSADKSQQQSDLIELSKSLPSGWQAYWDVSSKKVYYGNVLTSVTSWVRPTD; encoded by the exons ATGGGGAGGCGAAAAGAGCGTCGGCTCGCCGCCACCGCTGGCCGTAGAGTTAAGCTCGATCTGTTCGCGGAACCCACTG GAGATTTGGGGGGCTCATCTATCCAGGAAGAAGTTGAAGGGGAAGGTGACTCCAAAAGACATGCCGAGTTTCCGGATTCACCATCATCTTCAG GGCAACAGCCACAGAATCCACTCTTACTGCTTGAACAATACAGTGATGACGAGTTGGATGTGGATTCAAAGGAAGTACAAAGTGCTGCAAATGCAGAGGATGCACCTACCGGCACGGATGAGCAG CCAAAAGATGTGGCCACCAACACAGCTGGAGCTGCTGAAACTAATAGCGGAAAAGATTCCATGGAAGAGGTGGGAGAGCTTTTGATGGATAGCACTTCTGCTGCTTTACAGTGTCCTGTAGAAAAACCTCAGGATGGGCAGACCGATTCTAATGAATTGCAGAATCAAGCAAATAATATGAAGAAATCTACAAACTCTGCTGCACTTGATGGACACCTTGTTGGTGATGTGAATTCAGGCTGGAAAATGGTGTTGCATGAAGAGAGTAATCAGTATTATTATTGGAATGTTACAACAGGTGAAACTTCATGGGAAGTGCCTAGTGTTTTGGCTCAACAAACTGTTGACACATCTGCAGAGAAAGATATCAATGATACTGCAGAAAAAACTGATGGTATCATGGGCACATTCCAATCAAGTACGCCCCTGGGCAAGGTAGAAGATGATTTCACAGCTAGTGTTCGCCCCAAGGTTGATTCAGAAGCCGCCGACAGTGTTGATTCATGGACAAATAAAGATGGACCTGATGATGGATCCATTACTGATGTGATTAAAGTTGAAGAAGACAATAGAGAAGCAAACCAAGATCACTGTACTTCCTTGCTTGGTGGACACTCTATAGAAAGTAATAGCTCCACTGATCTATCTGTCCAGCTGATAAAGCAGTGTGAAAGCCTGTTAGAGAGACTTAACTCTATGAAAGG TTTGAACAGCTCTCTGGAAGACCAAGATCTTATATCAAAGTACAGGTTGGAGATTGAGATCAGACTGGCGGACATCAAGGCATTATCATCCTATGAATCATGTCTGCTTCCCTTTTGGTTGCATTCTGAGACTCAGCTGAAACAACTTGAAGCTGCCATTAATTGTGCCATTCATCAAGTGACTCCAGCATTGCTGGGTGAAGTTGAGGCTGCTCAAGAACAGTATGAAGGTACCGGTAATGACACAAACATAGGTTCTAGTGAAATGAAGGCACTATTTCCTATACCAGAGTTGCATGACACAAGTGAGAAGGCAATGCCGGAAGCTCATAATGATGGCGCCACAACCATCGAACATGGTCTGGgtaaaaaaagtgaaataattGTAACTGGAAAGGAAAGTGAACATAATCGGTTTTCTCTTCATTCCGTGGAAGATGTTGATATGGATGTTGACATGGAGGTCGAAGATGCATCACCCACTGCTCAGTATCATGTCCCTGTGGAGCCATTAGATATGCAGAGTATGCTTTCAAACCAGGAATCCAAAGTGCCAGGGCAGGTTAATATACCTACTGATGAAGAGTGGGTCCCTCCCCCACCTCCTGATGATGAATCTTTTCCACCGctgcctcctgacgatgaaccttttcctccaccaccacccgACGAACCTCCAGAAACTTCTTATCCTCCATCCAATTTTAGCTTGGTTCAGGCCAATCCTTATTCAGGAGAGTACACCATGTATCCTGGTACTGGGCTTGACTATTATCTGCAAACGAACTCTGAAGTTTCTGGCAGTGCCCTCTATACACATTCTGAGGGAGCACAAGTAGCTCTTTCCCATGTACCACCACCACATTATTATGAAGCGGGTCCAGATATATATCCTGTTGCACCTGCAATAGTCAATCCTGTCGAGACTACATCGTATTATGGCCTTCAAAATGGAACCCTGAATCATGTGCCATTGATGCATAGCACAGCTAATGGTGAACCTTCTTTTGAAGATACTGGTGTGGAAGCTGGGTCTAGTCTATTGTTGAAGAACAACTTCGATGGTAATCAGTCGTTTGAAAGCTCTACAATAGCACCTCCAGAGTTCTCTGAAGCTGGTCGCTCTCCAGCAACTTCTACAGAAAATGGTGCTCCTGTTACCTCAACATCAGATACCACTGCTTCGGTTTCATCCTCTTCTgctgccgctgctgccgccgccgctgctgctgctgcaatgAAGTCTCAGTCTAAGG TTTCCCGCACAAAGAAGCGAACAATTGCAGTGGGTCCCACGTTGAGATCTAACAAGAAGGTCTCTAGCATGGTGGACAAG TGGAAAGCTGCAAAAGAGGAGTTGCATGAAGAGGTTGAAGAACCTAAAGATGCTTATGAAATATTGGAGAAGAAACGGCAAAGGGAAATAGag AAATGGCGTGCGAATCAGATAGCCAGTGGCGAGGCTAAAGATAATGCTAATTTTCAGCCTTTGGGTGGTGATTG GAGAGAACGAGTAAAGCGCAGGAGGGCAGAAAAGAGAAGAGAAACTGAACAAACTTCACCAGAAGTTTCTGCAGATAAAAGCCAGCAGCAATCTGATCTTATAGAACTTTCGAAAAGCCTCCCATCTGGATGGCAG GCGTACTGGGATGTTTCGTCCAAGAAAGTATACTACGGAAACGTGTTGACATCAGTAACTTCGTGGGTCAGGCCGACAGATTAG
- the LOC121755883 gene encoding histone H4 → MSGRGKGGKGLGKGGAKRHRKVLRDNIQGITKPAIRRLARRGGVKRISGLIYEETRTVLKIFLENIIRDAVTYTEHARRKTVTAMDVVYALKRQGRTLYGFGG, encoded by the coding sequence ATGTCAGGGAGAGGAAAAGGAGGCAAGGGATTGGGAAAGGGAGGAGCCAAGCGTCACAGGAAGGTGCTGAGGGATAACATCCAGGGCATTACGAAGCCGGCGATCCGCCGCCTCGCCCGCCGCGGCGGCGTCAAGCGCATCAGCGGCCTCATCTACGAGGAGACCCGCACCGTCCTCAAAATATTCCTCGAGAACATCATCCGCGACGCCGTTACCTACACCGAGCACGCTCGCCGCAAGACCGTCACCGCCATGGACGTCGTCTACGCGCTCAAGCGCCAGGGACGCACCCTCTACGGCTTCGGAGGCTAG
- the LOC121755882 gene encoding LOW QUALITY PROTEIN: kinesin-like protein KIN-14F (The sequence of the model RefSeq protein was modified relative to this genomic sequence to represent the inferred CDS: inserted 1 base in 1 codon), protein MPQESYHNSIYSSPNRNEIISDRGLAYRKAEEAASRRYQAVQWLQQMDQVASEVLPKQPTEEEFCLSLRNGLILCNVLNKVNPGAVHKVVENPVLDLQAAQSAIQYFENMRNFLAAVAKMKLLTFGASDLEKGGSSGKVVDCILCLKGYYEWKQSGGIGVWKYGGTVRIMSLVKESPSSVVSSESADESIDDSESSQYEQLMELLHLSTDSHEDSRAANILTFIFDHFALGLLQSCLAETNGFDDSLSSSMVIDVVLRKVVKDFSALMVSQGNQLGLFLKKVLSSDGGSLSKTQLREVISKYLSKRTSFVSQDISNFCICGGRKDAAQPRNTKPHVVELLDIQQKQLEELKALFKETKREMHEARFGWEKEIESLGQHVKNLEVAASSYHTVLEENRVLYNQVQDLKGSIRVYCRVRPFLSGDCNEQSTVDYIGDNGSIMIVNPVKLGKDARKVFTFNKVYGTTVTQQHIYADTQAFVRSVMDGFNVCIFAYGQTGSGKTYTMSGPDLTTEETWGVNYRALRDLFQSSKARMDLVEYEVGVQMVEIYNEQVRDLLVSDGSNRRLEIRNNSQLNGLNVPDASLVPVKCTQDVLDLMRIGQRNRAVGATALNVRSSRSHSILTVHVRGKELVSGSMLKGCLHLVDLAGSERVDKSEAVGERLKEAQHINKSLSALGDVIAALAXKSSHIPYRNSKLTQVLQDSLGGHAKTLMFVHINPEVNALGETISTLKFAERVATINLGAAQSNKETGEIKEFKDEISNLKLVLERKEAELEQLKNRTNVRGGASPLRLPKSNSSASLKAETSQQQFDSHNTELRSSSTGKQRRSRLPSKFTDKDCGEDRPVGSIKPRSPSPPSRRSISTDRAAVMKSRTKSNALDNPPVLKAPFPASLSVNKSNASVPSFIPGMMITQEPNLPNALNRLHRVTLQRVPENEDELFKQALSIRHGGIRKTKQEGKVKTTRQQASAKVHTSMLLSDVAAGKMQETIKPDSSEPENENGPFGLTRCASVATGSNKLHRSLSRNSQNVEPSEISRTTEPSLGGQHSSVPQLRRSKSTTLGRFMI, encoded by the exons ATGCCACAAGAAAGCTACCACAATTCCATATACAGCTCTCCCAACAGGAACGAAATCATCAGCGATCGCGGATTAGCTTACAGAAAAGCCGAAGAAGCAG CATCAAGGAGGTACCAGGCAGTGCAATGGCTGCAGCAGATGGATCAGGTGGCGTCGGAGGTGCTCCCAAAACAGCCAACGGAGGAGGAATTCTGTTTGTCTCTCCGCAACGGACTCATCCTCTGCAACGTCCTCAACAAAGTCAATCCCGGTGCCGTTCACAAG GTGGTCGAGAATCCGGTGCTTGACCTTCAGGCCGCTCAGTCTGCCATTCAGTATTTCGAGAACATGAGGAATTTTCTTGCTGCTGTTGCCAAAATGAAGCTCCTCACTTTTGGAGCTTCTGATCTTGAAAAG GGAGGCTCGTCAGGCAAAGTAGTGGACTGCATTCTCTGTTTAAAAGGATATTACGAATGGAAGCAATCCGGGGGTATTGGTGTGTGGAAATACGGTGGAACAGTGAGAATTATGTCGCTTGTGAAGGAATCACCTTCCTCGGTAGTCAGCAGCGAGAGTGCGGATGAATCAATAGATGATTCTGAATCTTCACAGTATGAGCAGTTAATGGAGCTCCTTCACTTGTCAACTGACTCACATGAGGATTCCAGGGCAGCAAATATTCTCACTTTCATCTTCGATCATTTCGCTCTTGGTCTTTTGCAGTCGTGCCTGGCTGAAACCAACGGATTTGATGATTCGCTTTCGAGTTCAATG GTCATTGATGTTGTGCTTAGGAAAGTTGTTAAGGATTTCTCAGCATTGATGGTCTCTCAAGGCAATCAG CTTGGCTTGTTTTTAAAGAAAGTCTTGAGTAGTGATGGTGGCTCTCTGTCGAAGACCCAATTGCGGGAAGTTATATCAAAGTACCTAAGCAAAAGGACAAGTTTTGTATCACAAGATATTTCTAACTTCTGTATTTGTGGTGGAAGAAAGGACGCAGCACAGCCTAGGAACACGAAGCCTCATGTTGTAGAGCTTCTCGATATTCAGCAAAAACAGTTAGAG GAACTTAAAGCTCTTTTTAAGGAAACAAAACGAGAAATGCACGAAGCTCGGTTTGGATGGGAGAAAGAAATAGAAAGCTTGG GTCAACATGTGAAGAATTTAGAAGTAGCTGCTTCTTCATATCATACAGTTTTGGAAGAAAACCGTGTTCTCTATAATCAAGTTCAAGATCTAAAAG GTTCCATTAGAGTCTACTGTAGAGTTAGACCATTCCTCTCGGGAGACTGTAATGAGCAGTCGACGGTTGATTATATTGGAGACAATGGAAGTATAATGATTGTGAATCCTGTTAAGCTGGGTAAAGATGCAAGAAAAGTGTTTACGTTTAATAAGGTTTATGGGACAACCGTGACACAAC AGCATATATATGCAGATACACAGGCATTTGTCCGATCTGTTATGGATGgttttaatgtttgtatttttgcaTACGGTCAGACCGGCTCTGGGAAGACATATACCATG AGTGGCCCTGACTTGACAACAGAGGAAACATGGGGAGTGAATTACCGTGCCCTTCGGGACCTGTTTCAATCTTCGAAGGCCAGAATGGACCTCGTTGAATACGAGGTGGGAGTCCAAATGGTTGAGATATACAATGAACAAGTAAGAGATTTGTTGGTCTCTGATGGAAGCAATAGAAG ATTAGAGATTCGAAACAATTCTCAGCTCAACGGTCTAAATGTTCCCGATGCAAGTCTTGTTCCCGTCAAATGTACACAAGATGTTTTGGATTTAATGAGAATCGGACAAAGAAATCGTGCTGTGGGTGCCACAGCTTTGAACGTGCGCAGTAGCCGGTCTCATAG TATTTTGACAGTTCATGTTCGAGGAAAAGAACTAGTTTCTGGTTCGATGCTAAAGGGCTGCCTTCACTTAGTAGATCTCGCTGGGAGCGAAAGGGTTGATAAATCAGAAGCTGTTGGGGAGAGATTGAAGGAAGCTCAGCATATTAACAAATCTCTTTCTGCTCTCGGAGATGTCATCGCTGCTCTTG CAAAAAGCTCCCATATCCCTTACCGGAATAGCAAACTAACTCAAGTCTTACAAGATTCTCTAG GAGGGCATGCTAAGACGCTGATGTTCGTGCATATAAACCCGGAGGTTAATGCTCTAGGGGAGACAATCAGCACCTTGAAATTTGCTGAAAGAGTAGCCACAATAAACCTTGGAGCAGCTCAATCCAACAAAGAAACTGGTGAAATTAAAGAATTCAAGGACGAG ATCTCAAACCTCAAGCTGGTATTGGAGAGGAAGGAAGCCGAACTAGAGCAGTTGAAAAATCGCACAAATGTTAGAGGCGGGGCATCACCTCTTCGCTTACCTAAATCAAACAGCAGTGCCTCTTTGAAGGCTGAGACCAGTCAGCAGCAATTTGATAGTCACAACACCGAG TTGAGAAGTAGTTCCACCGGTAAACAGAGAAGATCTCGATTGCCTTCCAAATTTACGGACAAGGATTGTGGCGAAGATAGACCAGTAGGCTCGATAAAGCCTAGATCTCCGTCTCCCCCAAGTAGGAGATCGATATCCACTGATAGAGCTGCCGTCATGAAATCTAGAACAAAGTCCAACGCCCTTGACAACCCTCCGGTCCTAAAAGCTCCATTTCCCGCAAGTCTTTCAGTTAATAAATCCAATGCCAGTGTGCCTTCATTCATACCAGGTATGATGATCACACAAGAACCAAATCTACCTAATGCTTTAAACCGACTCCACAGAGTCACACTACAAAGGGTTCCAGAAAATGAAGACGAACTGTTTAAGCAAGCACTAAGTATACGCCACGGTGGAATCAGAAAGACTAAACAAGAGGGTAAGGTCAAGACGACTAGGCAGCAAGCATCCGCTAAAGTTCACACATCAATGCTGCTTTCTGATGTGGCCGCAGGTAAAATGCAAGAGACCATAAAGCCTGATTCGTCAGAGCCTGAAAACGAGAACGGTCCCTTTGGGCTGACAAGATGTGCTAGTGTTGCCACTGGATCGAACAAGCTACACAGGAGCTTGTCGAGGAACTCTCAAAACGTAGAGCCAAG TGAAATAAGCCGAACAACAGAGCCTTCGTTGGGAGGGCAGCATTCATCTGTGCCTCAATTACGAAGGAGTAAATCGACTACCCTAGGAAGGTTTATGATTTGA